The genomic window TTCGCCAGCCAGGCGATGAACTCGGCCTCCTCGCCGGACTCGCTGGGGATTCGGACCATTTCCATGAACTGTTGAATCATGCGATCGGACACGGGTCACCTCCTGGGATTCAGCTTGTTGGGGATGCCTGGCCGGCCATCCGGACACGACGATAACGGCCTCGAAGAACCATTAAAAGACTATTATCTCCTGGACGTTCTCGCGCAAGCTGAAGCTTGCGCCACCCCTGGCGAACGTCATTCTACACCCGATTCCCGGTCGATCGCCTCGAATTCAGATCCGGCATCGGGTCGGACCTCGCCAATCGATGGAAAAATCCGGGAATACCGTCCAGAAGGGCCTGATTTCCTGGCTTAACCGGGCCTTTTCAAGCTCGAAAAGAGCGGAATAGAAGCGGCACTCTCGCGCAACACCCAGCGGCCCTCTTCATCCACCGCCACCCGCCCTTCAGCCCGCAGGTCAAGATCGTCGCTCACCGACCCTGCCCTGATGGCCGACCGAATCTGCGGAGGGTTGGGAACCGCGCCGCTCCGGCGGCCTGCGCGGCGCGATCAAAGCGGCGCTCCGGAAGCCTGCGCGCCGCACTCCGCAGAGGTCGACCCGTCACCGCCCGCCACGCCGCAGTCCGCGGGCGTCGGCCCATCACCGCCCGCCGCGCCGCACCCCCTCCCTGCCGCCCCGCCGGTCCGCCCCTGGCCGTCCTTTGGGTCCTTTGGGTCCTTTACGTCCTTTCGTCCTTTCCCGCCCGATCCGGGGCGGCGGCTTGACTGCAACGGCGCGCCGGCGCGGAGGGAAGAAAGTTCGGGACACCCATCACCCTCATGGCGTCGTCCGCCGCAGAAGCGCTATCGCTCCCGGTACAGAATCGCCAGGACGGTCACGGTGCCGCAGGCCAGGAGGCTGGCGATCATGCCGGCCAGCAGGTAGAGGTCCCGCTGGAAGATCCCGTGCAGGATCCCGGTGACCTGGAGCACGCAGAACCCGGCGAAGGTGGCGATGGACACGCCTTTCGCGCTGCGGGTGCGGGCGATCCGGAGCGCCTGGATGACGAAGAGCCCCGCGTTGGCCATCAATCCCAGCCCGAAGATGACGCCGACGATCTCTTTCATGTTTTCAGTCCTAAGAAAAAACGCCCCTCCGGAAAGGGGCGTTCCGAGAGTTCCCTGGAGAGAGCCTCTACTTTTCCCTCATCAGGCGCCAGAGGCGCTCGGGGGTGAAGGGGGCCTCGCGCAGGCGGACGCCCACCGCGTCGAAGACGGCGTTGGCGATGGCCGGCAGCGGGCCGTTGATCCCGATCTCGGAAACGGACTTGGCCCCGTAGGGCCCCGTCTCCTCGTCGGAGTCCACCACGATCGTGACCATCTCCGGCAGGTCCGCCGCGGTGAAGAGCTTGTAGTCCCAGAACGAGGCGTTCTGCATGCGCCCCTTGGCGTCGAAGTCGTAGTTCTCCCAGAGGGCGTAGGAGAGGCCGTTGACCACGGCGCCCTCCACCTGGCCCTGGGCCAGGAGCGGGTGGATGGCGCGGCCGCAGTCGATGACCGTCACATACTTCACCAGGTGGATCCGCCCGGTCCGGGTGTCCACGTCCACCTCGGCGAACTGGGCCATGAAGGGCGCGGGGGACTCGGTGCCGTAGTAGGAGGCGTCCGCCGCCACCTGGAACTGGTCGTTCTCGTAGAAGGTGTAGTAGCCGATCTGCTCCAGGGTGGTCACCTTCCCCGTGGCCGTGTTCCGGACCCCCGCGGGGGTGATCTCCATGGCCGCGACGTCGGCGCCCTGCATGGACGCCCCCACGCGGAGCAGGATGTCCCGGATCTTCCGGGCGCAGCGCAGCACGGCGCCGCCGGAAACGTAAGTCGTGGAGGAGGCGTAGGCCCCCACGTCGAAGGGCGTCAGGTCGGTGTCCGACGAGAGGACGATGAGCTTCTCCACCGGGATCTGGAGGGTTTCGGCGGCGATCTGGGCCAGGACGGTGTCGGACCCGGTGCCGAGGTCCGTGGCGCCGATGTGGAGGTTGAAGGAGCCGTCCTCGTTCATCTTCATGATGGCGGCCGCCATGTCCACCTTGGGGATGCCGGAGCCCTGCATGCAGGCGGCGAGCCCGAGCCCCTTGACCCGGTCGCCGCTGCGGATCTTCTTCCCGCGCTTTTCCTTCCAGCCGATGGCGGCGGCGCCCCGGTCGAGGCACTCGTCGAGCTTGCAGGAGCGGATGACCTGGGCCACGCCCTCCTTCCCCTCGCCGAGCACCTTGAAGACCTCGGAGGTCTCGCCCTCGCGAATGTGCCACGTCTTGTAGAAGTCCACCAGGTCGACCCCCAGGTGGCGGGACACGTCGTCGACGACCTGGCAGAAGCCGAAGTAGCCCTGGGTGGCCCCGTAGCCGCGGTAGGCCCCGCCCACGGGGAGGTTGGTGTAGACCGTCTTCCCGAGGAACCGGACGTTCTCCACCTTGTTGAAGAGCGGCAGGATCTTGGAGCCGGCGTTGGCCATGACGGTGAGGGCGTGGGAGCCGTAGGCGCCGGTGTTCATCAGCGCCTCCATCTCCAGGGCGGTGATGGCGCCGTCGTTCTTCGCGCCGATCTTCACCCGCATGCGCATGGGGTGGCGGGTGCGGGCGGAGACGAAGACCTCCCGCCGGCTCAGCACGATCCGGGCCGGCCGCCGGGTGCGCTGGGTCACCAGGGCCGCCAGGGGCTCCAGGAACACCTCCTGCTTGCCGCCGAAGCCGCCGCCGATGCGGGGCTTGATGACCCGGATTCGGCCGATGGGGATGTCCAGCACGCGCCCGGTGATCCGGCGCACGTGGAAGGGCACCTGGGTGGTGGTGAGGATCACCAGCCGGCCGCGCTCGTCGTACCAGGACAGCACGGCGTGGGGCTCGATGGCGCAGTGGGAGGCGTACTGGGTCCGGAAGACGCCTTCCTCGACGAAGTCCGCCTCGGCGAAGCCCCGGGTGATGTCGCCGAACTCGATGCCCGCCTCGGCGGCCAGGTTGATCTCGGGCTTGTAGACCACCGGCAGGGGGGCGAAGGCGTCCTCGCCGTGGAGGCGGGGGCTGGACGGGTCCAGGGCCTTCTCCGCGTCCAGGAGCGGCTCCAGCACGTTGTACTCGACCCGGATCTTCTCCGCGGCGTCCTGGGCGGCCTCGAGGGTGTCGGCGGCCACCAGGGCCACCCGGTCGCCTACGAAGCGCATGCGGCGGTCGAAGAGGGCCGTGTCGTAGGGGGAGGGTTCGGGGTACCCCTGCCCGGCGGTGGTGTGGAGCACCCGCGGGACGTTGCCGTGGTGGAGGACCAGGGCGACGCCGGGGGCCTTCTCCGCCTCGGAGGCGTCGAGGGAGACGATCTCGGCGTGGGCGTGCGGCGAGTAGAGGAACGCGACGTGCAGGGCGTTCCCGATCCGGTGGTCCGCCGTGAATTTTTCCACGCCCGTGGCGAGGGAAAGGGCGTCGATCTTGGTGACGGGCTTGCCGATGTTGAGAAAGTTACTCATGGCTGCGCATCCTTTCCGCCGCCAGGCGCACGGCGTCGATGATTTTCACGTAACCGGTGCATCGGCAAAGGTTGCCGTCCAAGGCCGTCTTGATTTCCTCGTCGGTCGGGCTGGGGTTCTCCTTGAGCAGGGCGACGGTCGACAGGACCATGCCCGGGGTGCAGAAACCGCACTGGACCGCCCCG from Acidobacteriota bacterium includes these protein-coding regions:
- a CDS encoding molybdopterin-dependent oxidoreductase, giving the protein MSNFLNIGKPVTKIDALSLATGVEKFTADHRIGNALHVAFLYSPHAHAEIVSLDASEAEKAPGVALVLHHGNVPRVLHTTAGQGYPEPSPYDTALFDRRMRFVGDRVALVAADTLEAAQDAAEKIRVEYNVLEPLLDAEKALDPSSPRLHGEDAFAPLPVVYKPEINLAAEAGIEFGDITRGFAEADFVEEGVFRTQYASHCAIEPHAVLSWYDERGRLVILTTTQVPFHVRRITGRVLDIPIGRIRVIKPRIGGGFGGKQEVFLEPLAALVTQRTRRPARIVLSRREVFVSARTRHPMRMRVKIGAKNDGAITALEMEALMNTGAYGSHALTVMANAGSKILPLFNKVENVRFLGKTVYTNLPVGGAYRGYGATQGYFGFCQVVDDVSRHLGVDLVDFYKTWHIREGETSEVFKVLGEGKEGVAQVIRSCKLDECLDRGAAAIGWKEKRGKKIRSGDRVKGLGLAACMQGSGIPKVDMAAAIMKMNEDGSFNLHIGATDLGTGSDTVLAQIAAETLQIPVEKLIVLSSDTDLTPFDVGAYASSTTYVSGGAVLRCARKIRDILLRVGASMQGADVAAMEITPAGVRNTATGKVTTLEQIGYYTFYENDQFQVAADASYYGTESPAPFMAQFAEVDVDTRTGRIHLVKYVTVIDCGRAIHPLLAQGQVEGAVVNGLSYALWENYDFDAKGRMQNASFWDYKLFTAADLPEMVTIVVDSDEETGPYGAKSVSEIGINGPLPAIANAVFDAVGVRLREAPFTPERLWRLMREK